AAAAGTACGAGAAGAAAATGGGCAATTCACAACTCGTGCGCAACTGAAGAAAATTCCTCGCCTCGGTGCAAAAACGTATGAGCAAGCAATAGGGTTTTTACGTGTGCCTGAAGCGAAAAATCCATTCGATGCGACAGGTATTCACCCAGAAAGCTACAATATTGCAGAGCAAATTTTAGATGCGGCTCACATAAATAAAAAAGAACTAGGAACACAAAAGGCAGAGGAAGCAATTGCAGCTCTTAATGTTCAAGTGTTAAGTGAAAGTCTAGGGATTGGCGTTGTTACTGTTCAGGATATTGTAGATACTTTAATGAAACCAAGCCGTGACCCACGTGATGCTTTCCCACAACCATTACTTAAAACGGATGTTTTAAAAATGGAAGATTTACAAGTAGGAATGGAATTACAAGGTACTGTAAGGAATGTCGTCGATTTTGGTGCATTCGTTGATATTGGTGTAAAACAAGATGGGCTTGTGCATATTTCCAAGTTGCAAAAAAAACGTATTAAACATCCATTAGAGGTTGTGGCATTAGGTGATATTGTCACAGTATGGGTGGAACAAATAGACGTAAACAAAGGTCGTATTTCATTAACGATGCTTCCTCCAGAAAAACAAATGGTTGAAGTGTAATAATTTCTTACCACACTGTCTATACTGCGCAGTGTGGTATTCTTATTGTTAGAGGTGATGAAATTGAACAATGAGGAACTGCAACAGCTTGTAAGTCGAATTTCATTAGAAAGTTTTCATAAACCCTTTATGCATCGTGCATACTTTAATCCAAGGCTGCGTACAACAGGTGGGCGTTATCTTTTGCAATCCCACCATATTGAAATCAATCCAAAGGCGTTTGAAATATATGGTGTTAGAGAGGTAGAGGGGATCATTCTTCATGAATTATGTCATTACCACTTGCACCTTGAAGGAAAGGGCTATCAACATCGAGATAAAGATTTTCGAGCGTTGTTAAAAAAAGTGAATGCCCCTCGATTTTGTTCAACGTTGCAAATACCTAAATCTCGTAGCAAAAAACAGCGCCCTCACTATACATATGAATGTATACAATGTCACCAAAGGTATGTTAGAAAAATTAGATTCAATGTGAACAGATACTGTTGTGGCAAGTGTTCAGGGCAATTAAAGATAGTTGAGTAAAAAAACTTTTAAAAAAGGGTTGACGTTTATTCAGCTAATCCCTATAATAGTAAAAGTCGACAAGATAAAGCCGACAACACAATATGATTATTCCGAAGTAGCTCAGTTGGTAGTAGCACCTGACTGTTAATCAGGTTGTCGCAGGTTCGAGTCCTGCCTTCGGAGCCATGGCCCCTTGGTCAAGCGGTTAAGACACCGCCCTTTCACGGCGGTAACACGGGTTCGAATCCCGTAGGGGTCATTTTCATAAATAGATAATTGTAACATTGGTCCCGTGGTGTAGCGGTTAACATGCCTGCCTGTCACGCAGGAGATCGCCGGTTCGATCCCGGTCGGGACCGCCACTTATTGGGGTATAGCCAAGCGGTAAGGCAACGGATTTTGATTCCGTCATGCCTAGGTTCGAATCCTAGTACCCCAGCCATTCATTTCTTAATATGAGCCATTAGCTCAGTTGGTAGAGCATCTGACTTTTAATCAGAGGGTCGAAGGTTCGAGTCCTTCATGGCTCATCTTTTTTAAGAAAAAGGTTGAAAATTCGAATTATCATTGTATAATAAGAAGGTTCCTATTTTTTTGAATGCGGTCGTGGCGGAACGGCAGACGCGCTAGGTTGAGGGCCTAGTGGGGGCAACCCCGTGGAGGTTCAAGTCCTCTCGGCCGCACCAAGTCAGTTCAGTTATTTAACACATGCGCCCGTAGCTCAATTGGATAGAGCGTCTGACTACGGATCAGAAGGTTGTGGGTTCGACTCCTGCCGGGCGCGCCATAATACATTTTAATAATTGCGGGTGTAGTTTAATGGTAAAACCTCAGCCTTCCAAGCTGATGTCGTGAGTTCGATTCTCATCACCCGCTCCAAAAAATATTTAAAAAAATGTTGACATCATTAACGAAAGATGTTAAGATGTAAAAGTCGCTGAAACAAACGGCAACAAAATGAACCTTGAAAACTGAACAAGCAAAACGTAATCAATATAGTTTTTACTAGCTAACTTAGTTAGTGAACGAAACAAAATTTTGGACATCAAAATTGATGCCAGCAAAACAATTTGAGCTAATCAAATTTCTTTTATGGAGAGTTTGATCCTGGCTCAGGACGAACGCTGGCGGCGTGCCTAATACATGCAAGTCGAGCGAACAGAGAAGGAGCTTGCTCCTTTGACGTTAGCGGCGGACGGGTGAGTAACACGTGGGCAACCTACCCTATAGTTTGGGATAACTCCGGGAAACCGGGGCTAATACCGAATAATCTATTGTCCCTCATGGGACAATACTGAAAGACGGTTTCGGCTGTCGCTATAGGATGGGCCCGCGGCGCATTAGCTAGTTGGTGAGGTAACGGCTCACCAAGGCAACGATGCGTAGCCGACCTGAGAGGGTGATCGGCCACACTGGGACTGAGACACGGCCCAGACTCCTACGGGAGGCAGCAGTAGGGAATCTTCCACAATGGGCGAAAGCCTGATGGAGCAACGCCGCGTGAGTGAAGAAGGATTTCGGTTCGTAAAACTCTGTTGTAAGGGAAGAACAAGTACAGTAGTAACTGGCTGTACCTTGACGGTACCTTATTAGAAAGCCACGGCTAACTACGTGCCAGCAGCCGCGGTAATACGTAGGTGGCAAGCGTTGTCCGGAATTATTGGGCGTAAAGCGCGCGCAGGTGGTTTCTTAAGTCTGATGTGAAAGCCCACGGCTCAACCGTGGAGGGTCATTGGAAACTGGGAGACTTGAGTGCAGAAGAGGATAGTGGAATTCCAAGTGTAGCGGTGAAATGCGTAGAGATTTGGAGGAACACCAGTGGCGAAGGCGACTATCTGGTCTGTAACTGACACTGAGGCGCGAAAGCGTGGGGAGCAAACAGGATTAGATACCCTGGTAGTCCACGCCGTAAACGATGAGTGCTAAGTGTTAGGGGGTTTCCGCCCCTTAGTGCTGCAGCTAACGCATTAAGCACTCCGCCTGGGGAGTACGGTCGCAAGACTGAAACTCAAAGGAATTGACGGGGGCCCGCACAAGCGGTGGAGCATGTGGTTTAATTCGAAGCAACGCGAAGAACCTTACCAGGTCTTGACATCCCGTTGACCACTGTAGAGATATGGTTTTCCCTTCGGGGACAACGGTGACAGGTGGTGCATGGTTGTCGTCAGCTCGTGTCGTGAGATGTTGGGTTAAGTCCCGCAACGAGCGCAACCCTTGATCTTAGTTGCCATCATTTAGTTGGGCACTCTAAGGTGACTGCCGGTGACAAACCGGAGGAAGGTGGGGATGACGTCAAATCATCATGCCCCTTATGACCTGGGCTACACACGTGCTACAATGGACGATACAAACGGTTGCCAACTCGCGAGAGGGAGCTAATCCGATAAAGTCGTTCTCAGTTCGGATTGTAGGCTGCAACTCGCCTACATGAAGCCGGAATCGCTAGTAATCGCGGATCAGCATGCCGCGGTGAATACGTTCCCGGGCCTTGTACACACCGCCCGTCACACCACGAGAGTTTGTAACACCCGAAGTCGGTGAGGTAACCTTTTGGAGCCAGCCGCCGAAGGTGGGATAGATGATTGGGGTGAAGTCGTAACAAGGTAGCCGTATCGGAAGGTGCGGCTGGATCACCTCCTTTCTAAGGATATTTTCGGAATACAAACCTTGGGTTTGTAAGATTACGTTTTGCGTTCAGTTTTGAAGGTTCATTCTTCTGAATGAAACACTTCAAAATTTGTTCTTTGAAAACTGGATAAAACGACATTGAAATTGTAACAAACACATTTATTTTTTAAGTTTTTTATAGGCTTAATAACTAGGTTAAGTTATTAAGGGCGCACGGCGAATGCCTTGGCACTAGGAGCCGAAGAAGGACGGCACTAACACCGATATGCTTCGGGGAGCTGTAAGTGAGCTTTGATCCGGAGATTTCCGAATGGGGGAACCCACTACGTTTAATCGCGTAGTATCTTGACGTGAATACATAGCGTCTTGAAGGCAGACCCAGGGAACTGAAACATCTAAGTACCTGGAGGAAGAGAAAGAAAAATCGATTCCCTGAGTAGCGGCGAGCGAAACGGGAAGAGCCCAAACCAAGAGGCTTGCCTCTTGGGGTTGTAGGACACTCTATACGGAGTTACAAAGGAATGAGTTAGATGAAGCGACTTGGAAAGGTCCGCCAGAGCAGGTAAAAGCCCTGTAGTCGAAAGTTCGTTCCCTCCAGAGTGGATCCTGAGTACGGCGGAACACGTGAAATTCCGTCGGAATCCGGGAGGACCATCTCCCAAGGCTAAATACTACCTAGTGACCGATAGTGAACCAGTACCGTGAGGGAAAGGTGAAAAGCACCCCGGAAGGGGAGTGAAAGAGATCCTGAAACCGTGTGCCTACAAGTAGTTAGAGCCCGTTAATGGGTGATAGCGTGCCTTTTGTAGAATGAACCGGCGAGTTACGATTACGTGCGAGGTTAAGCTTTAGAAGGCGGAGCCGCAGCGAAAGCGAGTCTGAATAGGGCGAATTAGTACGTGGTCGTAGACCCGAAACCAGGTGATCTACCCATGTCCAGGGTGAAGGTGAGGTAACACTTACTGGAGGCCCGAACCCACGCACGTTGAAAAGTGCGGGGATGAGGTGTGGGTAGCGGAGAAATTCCAATCGAACTTGGAGATAGCTGGTTCTCTCCGAAATAGCTTTAGGGCTAGCCTCGTGATGAGAATACTGGAGGTAGAGCACTGTTTGGACTAGGGGGCCATCCCGGTTTACCGAATTCAGACAAACTCCGAATGCCAGATATTTATACACGGGAGTCAGACTGCGAGTGATAAGATCCGTAGTCAAAAGGGAAACAGCCCAGACCACCAGCTAAGGTCCCAAAGTAATCGTTAAGTGGAAAAGGATGTGGCGTTGCACAGACAACCAGGATGTTGGCTTAGAAGCAGCCATCATTTAAAGAGTGCGTAATAGCTCACTGGTCGAGTGACGCTGCGCCGAAAATGTATCGGGGCTAAACGATTCACCGAAGCTGTGGATTGACATCTACGATGTCAGTGGTAGGAGAGCGTTCTAAGTGCGTTGAAGTCAGACCGGAAGGACTGGTGGAGCGCTTAGAAGTGAGAATGCCGGTATGAGTAGCGAAAGACGGGTGAGAATCCCGTCCACCGTATGACTAAGGTTTCCTGAGGAAGGCTCGTCCGCTCAGGGTTAGTCGGGACCTAAGCCGAGGCCGATAGGCGTAGGCGATGGACAACAGGTTGATATTCCTGTACCACCTCCTCACCGTTTGAGAAATGGGGGGACGCAGTAGGATAGGGTAAGCGCGCCGTTGGTTGTGCGCGTCCAAGCAGTAAGGCGTGTGTGTAGGCAAATCCGCACACTGTAACGTTGAGCTGTGATGGCGAGTCCGTATGGACGAAGTTCCTGATTTCACACTGCCAAGAAAAGCCTCTATCGAGGTGAGAGGTGCCCGTACCGCAAACCGACACAGGTAGTCGAGGAGAGAATCCTAAGGTGTGCGAGAGAACTCTCGTTAAGGAACTCGGCAAAATGACCCCGTAACTTCGGGAGAAGGGGTGCTCTTGAGCGTGCAAGCGCATGAGAGCCGCAGTGAATAGGCCCAGGCGACTGTTTAGCAAAAACACAGGTCTCTGCAAAACCGTAAGGTGACGTATAGGGGCTGACGCCTGCCCGGTGCTGGAAGGTTAAGAGGAGTGGTTAGCGCAAGCGAAGCTGCGAATTGAAGCCCCAGTAAACGGCGGCCGTAACTATAACGGTCCTAAGGTAGCGAAATTCCTTGTCGGGTAAGTTCCGACCCGCACGAAAGGCGTAACGATCTGGGCACTGTCTCAACGAGAGACTCGGTGAAATTATAGTACCTGTGAAGATGCAGGTTACCCGCGACAGGACGGAAAGACCCCGTGGAGCTTTACTGTAGCCTGATATTGAATTTTGGTACAACTTGTACAGGATAGGTAGGAGCCAGAGATCTCGGAGCGCCAGCTTCGAAGGAGGCGTCGGTGGGATACTACCCTGGTTGTATTGAAATTCTAACCCATGCCCCTTAGCGGGGCAGGAGACAGTGTCAGGCGGACAGTTTGACTGGGGCGGTCGCCTCCTAAAAGGTAACGGAGGCGCCCAAAGGTTCCCTCAGAATGGTTGGAAATCATTCGTAGAGTGTAAAGGCACAAGGGAGCTTGACTGCGAGACCTACAAGTCGAGCAGGGTCGAAAGACGGGCTTAGTGATCCGGTGGTTCCGCATGGAAGGGCCATCGCTCAACGGATAAAAGCTACCCCGGGGATAACAGGCTTATCTCCCCCAAGAGTCCACATCGACGGGGAGGTTTGGCACCTCGATGTCGGCTCATCGCATCCTGGGGCTGTAGTCGGTCCCAAGGGTTGGGCTGTTCGCCCATTAAAGCGGTACGCGAGCTGGGTTCAGAACGTCGTGAGACAGTTCGGTCCCTATCCGTCGTGGGCGTAGGAAATTTGAGAGGAGCTGTCCTTAGTACGAGAGGACCGGGATGGACACACCGCTGGTGTACCAGTTGTCTTGCCAAAGGCATCGCTGGGTAGCTATGTGTGGACGGGATAAGTGCTGAAAGCATCTAAGCATGAAGCCCCCCTCAAGATGAGATTTCCCATTACGCAAGTAAGTAAGATCCCTCAAAGACGATGAGGTAGATAGGTTCGAGGTGGAAGTGTGGTGACACATGGAGCTGACGAATACTAATCGATCGAGGACTTAACCAAAAGTTTGAAACATTCAATGCACCGTTTATCCAGTTTTGAAAGAATAACTCTTTCATAAAAGGGTTTCAAGATACAATGTATATTGAAAGCCGTGAGAGCTTCAAGACACAAGTAGAACAAGGAAGCAAACGAGTGATTGAAGGAGCGTACCTTTGTACGTGACTGATTGAACGAGAGAAGCTGACGTAGTAATACGCCGTGTATTGGAGGTCGAACATAGTCTAGTGATGATGGCAAAGAGGTCACACCCGTTCCCATACCGAACACGGAAGTTAAGCTCTTTAGCGCCGATGGTAGTTGGGGGCTTCCCCCTGTGAGAGTAGGACGTCGCTAGGCAATTCAAACAGGTAGCTGTGTGCTGGCTGTTTTTTTATTGCCAGATTAGAGGTATTCTTTACTATTTTTTAATAAATAAATAAAAATAGTATTGTAGTTTTATATTTTTTGTGTTATATTTATAAATGTCTTAAAGAGGTCCCGTGGTGTAGCGGTTAACATGCCTGCCTGTCACGCAGGAGATCGCCGGTTCGATCCCGGTCGGGACCGCCATTTATATGAAATTACAGTTCTTATGATTTTTATTAATCATAAGGGCTTTTTTATTTGAGTGCGTATGAAATCGCCACTAAACCGAGAGAAATCGCCAATAAAACAATGGAATCAGTAGCTTCATGAAAATAGAGGATACTAAAAGATATGCACTAAATCGTTGTCCAGTGCATATGTATAGACAGTATGAGTTTTTGCAAGGACGGAGGTATGTCCATAGCTTTTCGTTTCGGTATCTATTGGTTAATCTTTATACTTAAGGTTGCTTGTGGAGTACCCATTATTGATATTGAGGAATCAAATTCATATCATTGGCAAAAAAATATGAATGAACATGAATTTGCGCAACTGAAACAAGGTATGACGTATATGGATGTAGTTAAAATTGCTGGTGGGGACGCTAGTGAGATGATTGAAAGTAATTATTATCGTTGGAATGATGAAATCCTTATGACACAAGCCTACATAATTCAATTTAAAGATGATAAATTAGTAAATAAAGAGGTTATTGCTGTAAAGGGATATTCAACAAGAGAGTAGACACGTCTTCAATCAGGAAGACGTGTTTATTTTTTTTTGAAATTCACTGGATGCTTTGAACATTTGCTTGTGTTTCGGTAAACTAGAAGTAATGAGCTAGGAGAGGACATAGAGATGATATTTGAAAAAATAATGAATTCACTAGAGGATACAGAACGCTTTGCCATTAAGTTAGCAAA
This genomic interval from Lysinibacillus sphaericus contains the following:
- a CDS encoding SprT family protein; the protein is MNNEELQQLVSRISLESFHKPFMHRAYFNPRLRTTGGRYLLQSHHIEINPKAFEIYGVREVEGIILHELCHYHLHLEGKGYQHRDKDFRALLKKVNAPRFCSTLQIPKSRSKKQRPHYTYECIQCHQRYVRKIRFNVNRYCCGKCSGQLKIVE